The region CTTTTCACCCGTCGTCGTGTGTTGTCATGATTGAGTTGAGCAAACTTGCCATCTCTCTGGCCTCTCTTTCTCTAAGTGGTGGGCTCTCTACTCTATGCCAGCCACCATCTGCAGTCCTTTTATCCTCCTAtgctgttcctgctgttctCTATGCCCTCAATAACAACCTGGTAGTTCTCATGCAGGCTTTCATGGACCCAAGCTCATTCCAAGTCTTGTCCAACCTGAAAATCGCCTCCACTGCCCTCCTGTACTCCCTCTGTCTGGGTAAGAGGCTCCGGCCTGCTCAGTGGTGCGCTTTAGGTCTCCTCTTGGCTGCGGGTTTTTGCCACACTTATTTTTCTTTGGATCTTGGAGAGCAAGAGAGGGCTGAGAATGGTCCCACGCTTCATATCACAGCCTGGGGGCTTTTCCTGGTGCTGGTGTATTGCTTCATTTCAGGCCTGGCAGCAGTGTATACAGAGAGGGTTCTGAAGAGCCAGGAGCTGCCCCTGAGTTTGCAAAATCTCTACCTCTATGTATTCGGTGTGTCCATCAATGGGATTTCAGCCTACATGTCAGGAGATGAACAGAACTTCTTGGAAGGTTTTTCTGGGGTGGTGTGGGTCATCATAGCGGGACAGGCAGCCAATGGACTCCTGATGTCCATCGTGCTCAAACATGGCAGCGGTATCACCAGGCTGTTTGTCATTTCCTGCTCCATGCTGGTCAACGCTCTGCTATCTTGGGCCATCTTGGGGTTGCAGCTCTcacctttcttcctcctcccagtgTGTTTAATTGGACTTGCAGCTTACCTTTACTACACATAGTCAAGTCTGTCAGTCGTCCACAGGCTCAAATTACtcttgttcatttaaaaaatgtttgactctttttttttgggatgTTACATTTTCTGCCCTCATGTGCCTTCTGATGTTGACATCCAGGATCTGTAACCATGCACACATGTCAGCGTATGATGTAAGTTTAATTTATAACATTAATGCACTGGTCTAAGAACATTCAAACCACACAGGTGTGGAATAAGATCATATTTAATGTAGCAGCGTGCTACTGTTGTTATCTTGATGCTTTTATGATGTATTGCATTCTCTGTAATAAACAGAAGAGAAAGTGTTACTGTGTGCAAATGCTGTCcaataaaccattttaacaagaTTCACATTATAATGGCGCGTGTTAACATTTAGGCTGGTCCGTGTTGGGACGAGTGTTTGGTGTCACCGCGCGCAGTTATGGAGTCCTTCATCTCTGCCAGCGCTCGAATGAAAAAAGCAGGAGCGTTAGAACGCCAGATGTATCTCCTTGCATTCCTAAAGGACAAATGCTGACCTTTACGTAGTCGCTTGTTGTCGGCCTGTAGCTGCTGGTTCTGTGCAGACAGGAAAACTGCGTCCTGCACAGCCTCCATCAGAACATTCCTGTACCTGTCCTCTGATGCCTTCCTTTGCTCCTCGCTGACCTGACGGAACACTCGGAACACCTAGACAAGAACAGACGAGAGGACCAGAAATGCTCCTTAAATATTTAATGACTACATTCCTGGTAACAGAGGACAGGATTTTGGTATTTCAACTGTGTCCTTTTATCTGCCTTTTATATGTTTTGTAGATTATTCTTTATTCCTGCTTAAAGTAATTGAATATTAGAGATTTAATTGAATTACACCAACTGGTAATGGGACTAACAGTTATTTGGGCTTGCGACCGATTTAGACGCCGAATCATCTGTGAAACAGCACTTTTTCTTACCTGCCGCATTCAATTGTGACACCGATCTGACTCGGCACTCCTCACCTGCAGACTCTCATCTCTGAGACACTGAAGCTCTGTTTGGTGTCTGAGGTGTTGATTCTGCAGGTGTCTCTCAGCCTGCTGCGCCTCAGCTTGCAGCGCCTCCATCTGCAGCACCAGGACCCGCCTCTCCCTGctcagcaccagcagctcccCGTGTGGGCCTTCGGTCTGGGGTGAAACATTAGAAATACGGGATCCTAATTAAATTGCTGTGGTTTCTGCATAAATGAAAACTGAGTCAGAAACACTAGTTAAGATGGATCACTAACCGAGTAATGTGAGGTATAGATCTCACCTGTTCCTGCGCCAGGtctttctccatcttctctaCCTCCTCTTGAATTAACCTCCTGCTGTCTTCTCTGAgttttcttctctgctccagTACTTTGCTATATTCCTGCTGAGACTGAGTAATAAAAGACAATTAATGTACATTGCACACAGATCCTCATCTGATCTGCAGTGGTGTGAATAATAATGAGGATTACACGTTGACAGATgtctgtttgctctgcagcagcctccatTTTCACCCTCACCTCCCTGAGAGCCTCCCTCAGCTGCTGGATTCTCCTCACTCTCCCGTGGACGCTCTCAGCGGACCCTCTTCCCTCTGGgtgagagaaaaacacacatcgCGCCTCAGACGTCCGCTCCTTCCATCATTCATGTCACAGTAAATGACCTCTGATATGTTCCTCCATTTCTCGTTTCAGGTGATCTTGCAAACGCTCGAAGGTCTCTGCGCTGCCGTGATCGCCGCCGTCTCTCCCCGGAATCTTTGAATCAGCAGAACGGACATTTAAGCACTTTGCAGAGTCTGTGAgggtttaaaacaaaaaacaaaaacccaaccaACCTGCGcgttttctttgattttcatggacttttccctccttttctcccatGACTGTTTTTTAACCATCTGTTGGACAGATCCTGAACTTCAGAGTCAAATATCTCCACATAAGCTGAGAAGGATCTATCAGTAGGCTGACCTGCAGAGTTTGGGTCAGCTCTGCCAGTCTGTGGATGCTGTACATTTCCTCTCCCCCCTGTGACATCATCTCTGTTCTCAGTTGTGTTATTTTATCTCTGATGTCCTCCTCGGTTGCCCTGGGTGACCAGACAGCTGCTGTGGCCTTAGTTATAAACCCTCTGACTTTCTGGGCCAAGGCTAAAGCCGAGCCGGTCTCATCACTGGGACAAAGAGCTAAAGGGTTGTCACAACAGCGCTCAGACGTTTATCTCTCTATATAAGTTGGTGCCCGTGGGCAAAGAAGGCTTCAATCACCTGGAGGATGGATGCAGAAGATGATGACAGTCCTACAGTTTCCCTCTAATGCTTCATTTATGAGCAAGTGGAGAAGATGTTTTGCTTCATGCTGACTTTGGTCCACAACCTTCACCAGTGGGTTGACTCTGCAGATTATTCCAATTTGTTAAGACAAAGCAGGACATAAATAAGGAAATGGTACAGTGTTCTGAGCCCTGGCTGCTGGTAGAGAGGCCTGTGAAGGAAAGAAATAACTCCTGTCCTGCACCGATGTAACTTAAAATTTCACTCATGGTGTGAAATACCTTTTGCACCCATGGCAGCACCCACATACATCCCAGAGTTTAGGCTTCACTTATCGAGGGAATCTGTCGTGTTGTTCTAAGGAATGAAATGTCCCCCTCAACACAAGCCTGCTCATAACATTCAGGTTAGAATGAACTGTTTCTACATAGAAACCTCATCACAGGTACTATAAAAGATCCTCCCTCCAGCATCACACTCTTATTATCATTACTCATATTTTCCCAGACTTCCCTGATGAGCCATTGGAGCACATGCATTCTGTAGACAGGAGATAATATGACAGAGAACTGACCCTGAAAAGTGTTTTATTCCTTGCTGCAGCACTTATTCCAGACCATTGCACAGTCTTCAGCGGGAGAACCTTTTTCATTTCCCTTGACCGACTCTGTCTTGAAACTGTGGTTTATATAATAATGCACTtaaaagaagcagctgcagtcgCAGCCTGTGATGCATAAGTTAGATCCAAATGAACACTGAAGTTCCCACTTATCTAACTG is a window of Takifugu rubripes chromosome 14, fTakRub1.2, whole genome shotgun sequence DNA encoding:
- the LOC101069765 gene encoding probable UDP-sugar transporter protein SLC35A4 → MIVIENVGPGSQAGMRRQWRKRIRWGVLFALMVLIYGSHAPLITLTKVDGRVPFHPSSCVVMIELSKLAISLASLSLSGGLSTLCQPPSAVLLSSYAVPAVLYALNNNLVVLMQAFMDPSSFQVLSNLKIASTALLYSLCLGKRLRPAQWCALGLLLAAGFCHTYFSLDLGEQERAENGPTLHITAWGLFLVLVYCFISGLAAVYTERVLKSQELPLSLQNLYLYVFGVSINGISAYMSGDEQNFLEGFSGVVWVIIAGQAANGLLMSIVLKHGSGITRLFVISCSMLVNALLSWAILGLQLSPFFLLPVCLIGLAAYLYYT
- the LOC105417364 gene encoding uncharacterized protein isoform X2, which encodes MMPVDTLMGAVNIDTPLCDGAAAVKVGILLPADTDGVVISPGGRGVDYTPENEESKSFFFDGVATVDHAQSLFSELLRPLAESVSRGFKGALLLCGASNIHNLTDACVVKQVLADVFRCVLPQVRDGCFTSVSFLQFYPDGGAVDLLSPHREALKHVTHPVLGSLVEGLSEVCVSSAEEAFALYETCRETLKANMGSIYSCCSSMFGVSVEWKSHPEEVDSEVFRSRLQLFSLAGAASRADLRGVNPLVKVVDQSQHEAKHLLHLLINEALEGNCRTVIIFCIHPPALCPSDETGSALALAQKVRGFITKATAAVWSPRATEEDIRDKITQLRTEMMSQGGEEMYSIHRLAELTQTLQMVKKQSWEKRREKSMKIKENAQIPGRDGGDHGSAETFERLQDHLKREMEEHIREGRGSAESVHGRVRRIQQLREALREVRVKMEAAAEQTDICQRSQQEYSKVLEQRRKLREDSRRLIQEEVEKMEKDLAQEQTEGPHGELLVLSRERRVLVLQMEALQAEAQQAERHLQNQHLRHQTELQCLRDESLQVFRVFRQVSEEQRKASEDRYRNVLMEAVQDAVFLSAQNQQLQADNKRLRKENAIHHKSIKITTVARCYIKYDLIPHLCGLNVLRPVH
- the LOC105417364 gene encoding uncharacterized protein isoform X4, translating into MMPVDTLMGAVNIDTPLCDGAAAVKVGILLPADTDGVVISPGGRGVDYTPENEESKSFFFDGVATVDHAQSLFSELLRPLAESVSRGFKGALLLCGASNIHNLTDACVVKQVLADVFRCVLPQVRDGCFTSVSFLQFYPDGGAVDLLSPHREALKHVTHPVLGSLVEGLSEVCVSSAEEAFALYETCRETLKANMGSIYSCCSSMFGVSVEWKSHPEEVDSEVFRSRLQLFSLAGAASRADLRGVNPLVKVVDQSQHEAKHLLHLLINEALEGNCRTVIIFCIHPPALCPSDETGSALALAQKVRGFITKATAAVWSPRATEEDIRDKITQLRTEMMSQGGEEMYSIHRLAELTQTLQMVKKQSWEKRREKSMKIKENAQIPGRDGGDHGSAETFERLQDHLKREMEEHIREGRGSAESVHGRVRRIQQLREALREVRVKMEAAAEQTDICQRSQQEYSKVLEQRRKLREDSRRLIQEEVEKMEKDLAQEQTEGPHGELLVLSRERRVLVLQMEALQAEAQQAERHLQNQHLRHQTELQCLRDESLQVFRVFRQVSEEQRKASEDRYRNVLMEAVQDAVFLSAQNQQLQADNKRLRKALAEMKDSITARGDTKHSSQHGPA
- the LOC105417364 gene encoding uncharacterized protein isoform X1, whose product is MMPVDTLMGAVNIDTPLCDGAAAVKVGILLPADTDGVVISPGGRGVDYTPENEESKSFFFDGVATVDHAQSLFSELLRPLAESVSRGFKGALLLCGASNIHNLTDACVVKQVLADVFRCVLPQVRDGCFTSVSFLQFYPDGGAVDLLSPHREALKHVTHPVLGSLVEGLSEVCVSSAEEAFALYETCRETLKANMGSIYSCCSSMFGVSVEWKSHPEEVDSEVFRSRLQLFSLAGAASRADLRGVNPLVKVVDQSQHEAKHLLHLLINEALEGNCRTVIIFCIHPPALCPSDETGSALALAQKVRGFITKATAAVWSPRATEEDIRDKITQLRTEMMSQGGEEMYSIHRLAELTQTLQMVKKQSWEKRREKSMKIKENAQIPGRDGGDHGSAETFERLQDHLKREMEEHIREGRGSAESVHGRVRRIQQLREALREVRVKMEAAAEQTDICQRSQQEYSKVLEQRRKLREDSRRLIQEEVEKMEKDLAQEQTEGPHGELLVLSRERRVLVLQMEALQAEAQQAERHLQNQHLRHQTELQCLRDESLQVFRVFRQVSEEQRKASEDRYRNVLMEAVQDAVFLSAQNQQLQADNKRLRKGQHLSFRNARRYIWRSNAPAFFIRALAEMKDSITARGDTKHSSQHGPA
- the LOC105417364 gene encoding uncharacterized protein isoform X3, which produces MMPVDTLMGAVNIDTPLCDGAAAVKVGILLPADTDGVVISPGGRGVDYTPENEESKSFFFDGVATVDHAQSLFSELLRPLAESVSRGFKGALLLCGASNIHNLTDACVVKQVLADVFRCVLPQVRDGCFTSVSFLQFYPDGGAVDLLSPHREALKHVTHPVLGSLVEGLSEVCVSSAEEAFALYETCRETLKANMGSIYSCCSSMFGVSVEWKSHPEEVDSEVFRSRLQLFSLAGAASRADLRGVNPLVKVVDQSQHEAKHLLHLLINEALEGNCRTVIIFCIHPPALCPSDETGSALALAQKVRGFITKATAAVWSPRATEEDIRDKITQLRTEMMSQGGEEMYSIHRLAELTQTLQMVKKQSWEKRREKSMKIKENAQIPGRDGGDHGSAETFERLQDHLKREMEEHIREGRGSAESVHGRVRRIQQLREALRESQQEYSKVLEQRRKLREDSRRLIQEEVEKMEKDLAQEQTEGPHGELLVLSRERRVLVLQMEALQAEAQQAERHLQNQHLRHQTELQCLRDESLQVFRVFRQVSEEQRKASEDRYRNVLMEAVQDAVFLSAQNQQLQADNKRLRKGQHLSFRNARRYIWRSNAPAFFIRALAEMKDSITARGDTKHSSQHGPA
- the LOC105417364 gene encoding uncharacterized protein isoform X5, which gives rise to MMPVDTLMGAVNIDTPLCDGAAAVKVGILLPADTDGVVISPGGRGVDYTPENEESKSFFFDGVATVDHAQSLFSELLRPLAESVSRGFKGALLLCGASNIHNLTDACVVKQVLADVFRCVLPQVRDGCFTSVSFLQFYPDGGAVDLLSPHREALKHVTHPVLGSLVEGLSEVCVSSAEEAFALYETCRETLKANMGSIYSCCSSMFGVSVEWKSHPEEVDSEVFRSRLQLFSLAGAASRADLRGVNPLVKVVDQSQHEAKHLLHLLINEALEGNCRTVIIFCIHPPALCPSDETGSALALAQKVRGFITKATAAVWSPRATEEDIRDKITQLRTEMMSQGGEEMYSIHRLAELTQTLQMVKKQSWEKRREKSMKIKENAQIPGRDGGDHGSAETFERLQDHLKREMEEHIREGRGSAESVHGRVRRIQQLREALREVRVKMEAAAEQTDICQRSQQEYSKVLEQRRKLREDSRRLIQEEVEKMEKDLAQEQTEGPHGELLVLSRERRVLVLQMEALQAEAQQAERHLQNQHLRHQTELQCLRDESLQVFRVFRQVSEEQRKASEDRYRNVLMEAVQDAVFLSAQNQQLQADNKRLRKEMKDSITARGDTKHSSQHGPA
- the LOC105417364 gene encoding uncharacterized protein isoform X6: MMPVDTLMGAVNIDTPLCDGAAAVKVGILLPADTDGVVISPGGRGVDYTPENEESKSFFFDGVATVDHAQSLFSELLRPLAESVSRGFKGALLLCGASNIHNLTDACVVKQVLADVFRCVLPQVRDGCFTSVSFLQFYPDGGAVDLLSPHREALKHVTHPVLGSLVEGLSEVCVSSAEEAFALYETCRETLKANMGSIYSCCSSMFGVSVEWKSHPEEVDSEVFRSRLQLFSLAGAASRADLRGVNPLVKVVDQSQHEAKHLLHLLINEALEGNCRTVIIFCIHPPALCPSDETGSALALAQKVRGFITKATAAVWSPRATEEDIRDKITQLRTEMMSQGGEEMYSIHRLAELTQTLQMVKKQSWEKRREKSMKIKENAQIPGRDGGDHGSAETFERLQDHLKREMEEHIREGRGSAESVHGRVRRIQQLREALREVRVKMEAAAEQTDICQRSQQEYSKVLEQRRKLREDSRRLIQEEVEKMEKDLAQEQTEGPHGELLVLSRERRVLVLQMEALQAEAQQAERHLQNQHLRHQTELQCLRDESLQVRSAESDRCHN